The genomic segment ACATGTTCGGCCATCGACAAGGCGATGGGCCGGATAGGGTTCATTGAACGCACTATAGTGCTGTCATACAAGGCTACCACAGGAAATGTTCAACATTGAGTGACCCAGGAGGTCATGGCGCGGGTGATCTGGCGTAGCTGGTCGGGTGACGTGATATAGGCCGGCATGGTGTACAGCCAGCGGCCGAACGGGCGTAGCCACACGCCCTGGCGGCGGGCATGGGCCTGGGCACCGATCAGGCTGGCAGGATGCTTGAACTCGATGGCGGCGCAGGCGCCGAGCACGCGGACATCGCTGACCGCCGGGTGGGCCAACAGGGTGCCATTCAGCAGCTCCTCGCGCAGTATTGTGTTGAGCCGGGCGATCTTGCCCAGGTAATCCTCTTCCTCGAACACCGCGATACTCTCGAGTGCCACGCGGCAGGCCAGCGGATTGCCCATGAAGGTCGGGCCGTGCATAAAGGCGTGGCCCTCGTCATCGCTAAGGAAGGTGTTATAGACCTGGCCGGTGGCCAGGGTCGCGGCGTGCCCCAGGTAGCCGCCGGTGAGGCCCTTGGAGAGCACCATGATGTCCGGCGTGACGCCGGCATGCTCGGCGGCGAACAGTTTGCCGGTGCGGCCGAAGCCGGTGGCCACCTCGTCGAAGATCAGCAGCACGTCGAATTTGTCGCACAGCTCGCGGGCGGCGCGCACATAGTGGGGCGAGGTCATGTTGAGCCCGCCGGCGGCCTGCAGCAGCGGCTCCATCAGCAGCGCGGCGACCTGGTGGTGGCAGGCCTCGAGGGCCGCGCGCAGGGCAGCGATATCGGCCTCGACCTCCTCGGCCGGGGCATCGAAGGGCGCCGTGGGCGCCGGGGCAAAGTGGTGGCGGGGCAGCAGGCCACTAAACAGCGAGTGCATGCCCTCTTCGGGATCGCAGACCGCCATGCAGCCGCTGGTATCGCCGTGGTAGGCGCGCATCAACGAGAGCATGCGGTGCTTTTCGGGACGGCCGCGTAGTACTTGATACTGCACGGCCATCTTCATTGCGACTTCCATACCCACCGACCCGCTGTCGGAAAAGAACACGTGCTCGAGGCCCGGCGGGGTGATCCGCACCAGCGTCTCGGCGAGCTCGACCGCGGGAGCATGGGACATGCCGCCGAGCATCACGTGGCACAGGGTGTCGGCCTGCTGCTGAATCGCCGCCACCAGGCGCGGGTGCCCATAGCCATGAATCATGCACCACCAGGAGCAGGTGGCGTCCAGCAGCCGCTCGCCGCCGGCGAGCTCGAGAACGGCGCCCTGGCCGCCGACCACCTCGAGGGGAGGGGGTTGGGTTTGCATCTGGGCGTAGGGATGCCAAAGGGAGGATGACGACATGCGAGGCACCTTGTGGAAGTCCTGTAAACCTGTGTTTTTTTGTAGGTTAACAAAGCATCGGGGGTTTAAACAATAAACACTGCTATTACGCGGCTGATTAATTCGTGGACTATTACGTTGAGATGCTGCAACAATGTCGCTACGATATTGAAACTCCACGTCGATTGCGGTGATAATGCATCGGCATCCCGCACACTGGCATCCGTTAAAGAAAGGAATTGCAATGTCTCTGCTTAGCGCCTACATGCAGAAAGAGCAGCTTCTCAAGCAGCTCACCGAAGAACTGCACAACATGGAAAGCGATCAGCGCCTCAAGGCCGAACTCGAATTCAAGGAAAAGCTCGAAGCGCTGATGAAGGAGTTCAACAAGTCGGCCGCTGACGTGATCGACCTGCTGGATCCGAAGCCGGCCAACAAGGCCGCTGCCAAGTCGCCCTCTGCCTCAGCCGGCGGCCGTCGCAAGCGCAAGCTGAAGATCTACAAGAACCCCAACACCGGTGAAGTCGTCGAGACTCGCGGGGGTAATCAGAAGACCCTCAAGGCGTGGAAGGACGAGTTCGGTAACGACACCGTCGAGTCCTGGCTGGTACGCATCGAAGAGTGATGCCGCAGCACCCAGTTTAGACACCTGCAAAAAGGCCGCGCGTAAAGCGCGGCCTTTTTGTGGGGAGGCACCTCACCGGCGTTATTGCGGGCCGATCAGGTGTTTGACTTCGAGATAGGCCGCGAGTCCCCAGGGGCCGAGTTC from the Halomonas sp. 1513 genome contains:
- a CDS encoding adenosylmethionine--8-amino-7-oxononanoate transaminase, whose product is MSSSSLWHPYAQMQTQPPPLEVVGGQGAVLELAGGERLLDATCSWWCMIHGYGHPRLVAAIQQQADTLCHVMLGGMSHAPAVELAETLVRITPPGLEHVFFSDSGSVGMEVAMKMAVQYQVLRGRPEKHRMLSLMRAYHGDTSGCMAVCDPEEGMHSLFSGLLPRHHFAPAPTAPFDAPAEEVEADIAALRAALEACHHQVAALLMEPLLQAAGGLNMTSPHYVRAARELCDKFDVLLIFDEVATGFGRTGKLFAAEHAGVTPDIMVLSKGLTGGYLGHAATLATGQVYNTFLSDDEGHAFMHGPTFMGNPLACRVALESIAVFEEEDYLGKIARLNTILREELLNGTLLAHPAVSDVRVLGACAAIEFKHPASLIGAQAHARRQGVWLRPFGRWLYTMPAYITSPDQLRQITRAMTSWVTQC
- a CDS encoding H-NS histone, producing MSLLSAYMQKEQLLKQLTEELHNMESDQRLKAELEFKEKLEALMKEFNKSAADVIDLLDPKPANKAAAKSPSASAGGRRKRKLKIYKNPNTGEVVETRGGNQKTLKAWKDEFGNDTVESWLVRIEE